In one window of Nicotiana tabacum cultivar K326 chromosome 12, ASM71507v2, whole genome shotgun sequence DNA:
- the LOC107791362 gene encoding isoprenylcysteine alpha-carbonyl methylesterase ICME-like isoform X1, which translates to MMILKLRSCPLFLLSCCGISEIFLKELLVIWLRMFLKEYLLFVTTYIAKYGGDPSRQSRKLPRKRDSWSVSKIKAYFGLSGGYNLFNLVDHFHSRGLYRSMFLSIMEGDQGLGQYSPQVMVQDPNIRNAVSLLPPTILFHGTADYSIPCDSRIRC; encoded by the exons ATGATGATTCTAAAATTGAGATCATGCCCTTTATTTCTCTTAAGCTGTTGCGGTATCTCGG AAATTTTCCTCAAGGAACTATTAGTGATATGGTTAAGGATGTTTCTCAAGGAATATCTTTTGTTTGTAACAACATATATAGCTAAATATGGAGGTGATCCTAGCAG GCAATCAAGGAAGCTGCCGAGAAAGAGAGATTCGTGGAGTGTCTCTAAAATAAAGGCTTATTTTGGTTTATCCGGCGG GTATAATCTGTTTAACCTAGTGGATCACTTCCATAGTCGAGGTCTATACCGTTCAATGTTTCTAAG CATAATGGAAGGGGATCAAGGTCTCGGACAATATTCACCCCAAGTAATGGTACAAGATCCAAACATTAGGAATGCTGTTTCTCTCCTTCCTCCTACTATCCTTTTTCATGGAACTGCAGATTATTCCATTCCTTGTGACTCTAG GATCCGATGTTAG
- the LOC107791362 gene encoding isoprenylcysteine alpha-carbonyl methylesterase ICME-like isoform X2 yields MMILKLRSCPLFLLSCCGISEIFLKELLVIWLRMFLKEYLLFVTTYIAKYGGDPSRQSRKLPRKRDSWSVSKIKAYFGLSGGYNLFNLVDHFHSRGLYRSMFLSIMEGDQGLGQYSPQVMDPMLEDLTWMIHGKESKKTPCS; encoded by the exons ATGATGATTCTAAAATTGAGATCATGCCCTTTATTTCTCTTAAGCTGTTGCGGTATCTCGG AAATTTTCCTCAAGGAACTATTAGTGATATGGTTAAGGATGTTTCTCAAGGAATATCTTTTGTTTGTAACAACATATATAGCTAAATATGGAGGTGATCCTAGCAG GCAATCAAGGAAGCTGCCGAGAAAGAGAGATTCGTGGAGTGTCTCTAAAATAAAGGCTTATTTTGGTTTATCCGGCGG GTATAATCTGTTTAACCTAGTGGATCACTTCCATAGTCGAGGTCTATACCGTTCAATGTTTCTAAG CATAATGGAAGGGGATCAAGGTCTCGGACAATATTCACCCCAAGTAATG GATCCGATGTTAGAAGATTTAACTTGGATGATTCATGGCAAAGAGTCCAAGAAAACGCCTTGTTCCTGA